The genomic segment CGCAGAATCCAGGAAAGAACTGAAAAAAAACTGAACTTTAGTTCGATAAACATTGCCAAAATAGAGCTTCTCAAAAAAATGTCTCATAAGGTTGCCCTAGAGCATCGTGCCTTTGAAGACCAAAAGTCAAGCGGCGCGCTCATCGCAGTCCTGGAAGATACTGCCGATTTTTCGAAGCAAATTGCCTTCGAGGTAAGTCTTCCGGAAGAAGTAAAAAATTCGATAGAAACGTCCTTTTCGGAAGCCTGCTTACACGGGTTTTACGGTCAGGAAGTTGCCGGTCTCAGATTCCGTGTCCTCTCTTATGAGATACCGGATGGAGATTTGCAAGTCACTTTAACGCTTTTGAAAGTTGCGATACTGGCAGGCGTAAAGGAATTGTTTCCTTCAAACACATACTTGGTCGGACCCCTCACGGAAGTAGAAGTGATGGTGGACGCAGACCACTTAGGTGTAGTTCTTTCTGATCTAAGTCGCAGAAGTGCTAAGGTGGTATCCATCGAGGAAGCTGTGGCAGGGAAGAGTCACTTAAAAGCCAATGCACCGGCCCAAAACCTGCTTGGCTTTTCAGGGGCTCTTAGAAACATGACCAAAGGGATTGGCATTTCTTGGGAAAGGACTGCTTTTACCTATGAATTTCATGCAGTTTTAAAGGAGTAAAGAACCGAGGATCGGGTCTTGCACCACGATTGAGGAGTAGATTCTAACAATGGCTAAAGAAAAATTTGACCGTTCAAAACCACACTTAAACATCGGAACAATTGGTCACGTTGACCACGGTAAAACAACCCTAACAGCAGCGATCACAACAACGCTTGCGAAGTTAGTGGGTGGAAAAAACAAAGCGATTGCTTACGACCAAATCGACAACGCGCCCGAAGAAAAGGCTCGTGGGATTACTATTGCAACGTCTCACCAGGAGTATGAAACTCCTAACCGTCACTACGCACACGTAGATTGCCCGGGACACGCGGACTATGTTAAAAACATGATTACTGGTGCTGCTCAGATGGACGCTGCGATTCTCGTAGTATCTGCAACTGACGGTGCTATGCCACAAACTAAAGAACATATCCTTCTTGCTCGCCAAGTAGGGGTTCCTTACATCGTGGTTTACCTAAACAAAGCTGACATGTTAGCTGCTGATGAAAGAGATGATATGGTTGAGATGGTTAAAGAGGAAATCAAAGACCTTCTTAACAAATACAACTTTCCTGGTGATAAAACACCTTTCATCTCTGGTTCTGCATTAAAAGCTCTTGAAGGTGAAGATTCTGACCTAGGAATGAAATCCATTTTGAAACTTATGGAAGCTGTTGATACTTACGTTCCAAACCCTACACGTATCGTTGATAAACCTTTCCTTATGCCAGTTGAGGACGTATTCTCAATCACTGGTCGTGGAACTGTTGCAACTGGTCGTGTGGAGCAAGGTGTTCTTAAGATCAACGACGAGATCGAAATTGTTGGTATTCGTGATACTACAAAATCAGTTGTTACTGGTATTGAAATGTTCCGTAAACTACTCGATCAAGCAGAAGCGGGAGACAACATTGGTGCTCTTCTTCGCGGAACTAAAAAAGAAGACATCGAAAGAGGTCAAGTTCTTGCGAAACCGGGTACTATCACTCCACACAGAAAATTTAAAGCGGAAGTTTACGTTCTTACTAAAGACGAAGGTGGACGTCATACTCCATTCTTTAACAACTACCGTCCTCAATTCTATTTTAGAACTACAGACATCACTGGTGTTTGTAACCTTCCTGGTGGAATGGAGATGGTTATGCCGGGAGATAACGTTACGATGTCAATCGAACTTATCCACCCAATTGCTATGGACCAAGGTTTGAAGTTCGCTATCCGTGAGGGTGGAAGAACAATTGGTTCTGGTGTTGTTGCGGAGATCGTTGAGTAATCCCAATGGCTGGACAAAGAATTCGCGTTAAGTTAAAAGCTTTCGATCATCGGTTGATTGACCAATCAACCTTTGAAATCGTTGCGACTGCGAAGAGGACCGGAGCTACTGTCTCCGGTCCAATCCCACTTCCAACGAAAAAAGAAATCTACACGGTATTACGTTCTCCGCACGTGAATAAAAAAGCTAGAGAACAATTTGAAATGAGAACTCATAAGAGACTCATCGATATTTTAAATACGAATGAAGATACGGTAGAAGCCCTGATGAAGCTTCAACTCCCTGCTGGAGTTTCCGTAGATATTAAATCCTAAGGATAGGATCCATGGCTAAAGGTTTAATCGGCGAAAAATTGGGCATGGCCCACATATTCAATAACGAAGGTAAAATGGTTACTGTAACTGTTTTACGCGTGGGTCCTTGTTTTGTGTCCCAGGTAAAAACATCTGCAAACGATGGCTACGAAGCTGTTCAGTTAGCATATGGTGATGCCAAGGAAAAACACATGACGAAGGCCGAAGTTGGACACATTAAAAAAGCAAACATTGCCGCTCCTAAAAAAACTCTGATTGAATTCAAAGGTTTTGAAGATGTAGCAGTAGGTGCTGAGGTAAAACTCGCAGATGTGTTTGCTTTGAATGACACGGTGAAGGTAACCGGAACTTCTAAGGGTAAGGGAACTCAAGGTGTTGTGAAACGCCATGGTTTTGCTGGCGGTCCTGCTGGACACGGTTCCAGATTCCAAAGACACCCTGGTTCTATTGGTTCCAACACAACTCCTGGACGTGTGTTCAAGGGTTTGAAAATGGGCGGAAGGATGGGTTCTGAACAGAGCACTGTTCGAAACCTGAAAGTAGTAAAAATTGATGCAGACGCCAACTTGGTATTTGTATCCGGTCCGGTTCCAGGAAGAGAACGCGGTATCGTTACGATAGAAAAAATCGGATAGATAGGTAGAACATGAAAGCGCGTAAATACAATAAAGAAGGCGTATTCGTAAGCGAAGTTGAACTTCCGGCAGAATTATTTGCTACCGGCATTTCGCTTGGAGCCATCTATGATGCGGTTAAAGCTGAAAATGCGAACAATAGACAAGGAACACATTCTACTAAAGATCGTTCCGAAGTTCGCGGTGGGGGAATCAAACCATGGGCTCAAAAAGGAACTGGTCGTGCAAGACAAGGATCCATCAGAGCACCTCATTTCGTTGGTGGTGGTATCATTCATGGACCAAAACCAAGAGATTATTCCTCTAACTTGTCACGCAGCGTTAAGAAAAAGGCTGTTCTCTCCATCCTTAACAAAAAGGCAGAAGAAAACAGAATCGCGATCATAGAAGACGTAGAACCTTCTTCTTACTCCACAAAGTCCATCTACAACATTTTGAAGAACATGGACATTGCAGAGAAGGGTAACGTGGGTTTTGTGGTAGCTGGTGAAAACCAATTCCTCAAAAAATCCACTCGCAATATAGAGAACCTCAAATATGTGAACAGCAAACGAGTCGTTTGCCGAGACATCCTCTATAATAACAATTTAGTAATCTCTGAAAGCGCTTTAAAAGAGCTTCAGGCTCAGTATTCTAAGAAAGGATAAGACAGTGAACCTAGAGAATGTAATCTTATCACCAGTTGTTACAGAAAAGTCGCAAGACCTTCAGTCAATTGGAGAACGTATGGGAAAAAGAACTGTCAAGTATACGTTCAAAGTCCACCCGGATGCGAACAAAACTTTGATCAAACAAGCCCTGAAACAAATGTATAACGTAGTTCCAACTGCTGTAAACGTAGCCGTTTACCGTGGGAAAATGAAACGTTTTAGAAACATGCCGTCCCCAAGACCTCACTACAAAAAAGCTGTAGTGACTTTTGCTGACGGAGCAAATTTGGATTTTGCTAAGGTTTAATTATGGGAATTAGAAAACTTAAACCCACAACGCAGTCTAGCCGGTATTATTCCGTTTTAGATTTCAAAGAAATCACTGAAGTGGTTCCTTACAAACCGCTCACTGCCAACATTTCTTATAAAGCTGGTCGTGACAACAAGGGACGTATCGCTGTTAGACGCAAAGGTGGACGTAACAAAAGAAAGTTCCGGATCATCGACTTCAAACGTAATAAATTTGGAATCCCTGCGACTGTAAAAACAATCGAATACGATCCAAACCGTTCTGCTTTTATTGCTCTTATCTGTTACGCAGATGGAGAATACCGTTACATTTTAGCTCCTAACGGACTAAAAGTCGGTGATAAAATTGAATCTGGTGCCAATGCAGAGATCAAACTAGGGAACACACTTCCTTTAGATAAAATCCCTGCTGGAACTAACGTTCACAACATTGAACTACATATCGGAAAAGGCGGCCAAATCGCTCGCACAGCAGGATCTTTTGCTGTGATCTCCGCTAAAGATGGTGACTATGTATCTCTCAAACTTCCTTCTTCGGAAATCCGTAAGGTTCGTAAAGAGTGCTTAGCAACGATCGGAGAACTTTCCAATAAAGACCACAACTTGGTCATCATTGGAAAAGCGGGACGTAACCGTTGGTTAGGAAAAAGACCGAAAGTAAGAGGGGTCGTTATGAACCCTGTGGACCACCCACTCGGTGGTGGTGAAGGTAGAACTTCCGGAGGTCGTCACCCAGTGACTCCTTGGGGTAAACCTACGAAAGGATTTAAAACACGTAAGACTAGACCGTCTGACCGTTTTATTGTCCAAAGACGTAAGAAAAACAGGAATAGGTAGGGTCTAGATAATCATGGCTAGAAGCTTAAAAAAAGGTCCGTTCATTGACGACCACCTCATGAAAAAAATTACGAGCCTAAACTCTGAAGGGAAAAAAACTCCCTTCAAGTCTTGGTCCAGAAGAAGTACCATTTATCCAGACATGATCGGTCACACCGTAATGATTCATAATGGCAAAGCGTTTGTTCCTGTTTATGTTAACGAAAACAT from the Leptospira congkakensis genome contains:
- the tuf gene encoding elongation factor Tu; the encoded protein is MAKEKFDRSKPHLNIGTIGHVDHGKTTLTAAITTTLAKLVGGKNKAIAYDQIDNAPEEKARGITIATSHQEYETPNRHYAHVDCPGHADYVKNMITGAAQMDAAILVVSATDGAMPQTKEHILLARQVGVPYIVVYLNKADMLAADERDDMVEMVKEEIKDLLNKYNFPGDKTPFISGSALKALEGEDSDLGMKSILKLMEAVDTYVPNPTRIVDKPFLMPVEDVFSITGRGTVATGRVEQGVLKINDEIEIVGIRDTTKSVVTGIEMFRKLLDQAEAGDNIGALLRGTKKEDIERGQVLAKPGTITPHRKFKAEVYVLTKDEGGRHTPFFNNYRPQFYFRTTDITGVCNLPGGMEMVMPGDNVTMSIELIHPIAMDQGLKFAIREGGRTIGSGVVAEIVE
- the rplC gene encoding 50S ribosomal protein L3, with the translated sequence MAKGLIGEKLGMAHIFNNEGKMVTVTVLRVGPCFVSQVKTSANDGYEAVQLAYGDAKEKHMTKAEVGHIKKANIAAPKKTLIEFKGFEDVAVGAEVKLADVFALNDTVKVTGTSKGKGTQGVVKRHGFAGGPAGHGSRFQRHPGSIGSNTTPGRVFKGLKMGGRMGSEQSTVRNLKVVKIDADANLVFVSGPVPGRERGIVTIEKIG
- the rplB gene encoding 50S ribosomal protein L2, which produces MGIRKLKPTTQSSRYYSVLDFKEITEVVPYKPLTANISYKAGRDNKGRIAVRRKGGRNKRKFRIIDFKRNKFGIPATVKTIEYDPNRSAFIALICYADGEYRYILAPNGLKVGDKIESGANAEIKLGNTLPLDKIPAGTNVHNIELHIGKGGQIARTAGSFAVISAKDGDYVSLKLPSSEIRKVRKECLATIGELSNKDHNLVIIGKAGRNRWLGKRPKVRGVVMNPVDHPLGGGEGRTSGGRHPVTPWGKPTKGFKTRKTRPSDRFIVQRRKKNRNR
- the rpsJ gene encoding 30S ribosomal protein S10; this translates as MAGQRIRVKLKAFDHRLIDQSTFEIVATAKRTGATVSGPIPLPTKKEIYTVLRSPHVNKKAREQFEMRTHKRLIDILNTNEDTVEALMKLQLPAGVSVDIKS
- a CDS encoding 50S ribosomal protein L23 is translated as MNLENVILSPVVTEKSQDLQSIGERMGKRTVKYTFKVHPDANKTLIKQALKQMYNVVPTAVNVAVYRGKMKRFRNMPSPRPHYKKAVVTFADGANLDFAKV
- the rplD gene encoding 50S ribosomal protein L4 gives rise to the protein MKARKYNKEGVFVSEVELPAELFATGISLGAIYDAVKAENANNRQGTHSTKDRSEVRGGGIKPWAQKGTGRARQGSIRAPHFVGGGIIHGPKPRDYSSNLSRSVKKKAVLSILNKKAEENRIAIIEDVEPSSYSTKSIYNILKNMDIAEKGNVGFVVAGENQFLKKSTRNIENLKYVNSKRVVCRDILYNNNLVISESALKELQAQYSKKG
- the rpsS gene encoding 30S ribosomal protein S19, whose amino-acid sequence is MARSLKKGPFIDDHLMKKITSLNSEGKKTPFKSWSRRSTIYPDMIGHTVMIHNGKAFVPVYVNENMIGHKLGEFAPTRTFKGHGGDKKVAKK